In one window of Prevotella sp. E13-17 DNA:
- a CDS encoding aldo/keto reductase, whose protein sequence is MTYKADEHRYDEGGMAFKRCGNSGVLLPQVSLGFWHNFGSVDPYERSREITRYAFDHGITHFDLANNYGPVYGSAEETMGRLMDDTFRPYRDELFIASKAGYDMWPGPYGNWGSRKYLMASLDQSLKRMHLDYVDLFYSHRYDPNTPLEETLQALVDIVRSGKALYIGISRWPLEATRFAYNYLKQRDVPLLIYQGRLNMLDREPQESGIMDFCAEHGVGFISFSPLAQGLLTDRYLNGIPADSRMSKGKFLKESALTPELLDRLRSYNAEAQQQGMTLAEYALRWILKQRGVTSVLVGASSTAQLEKNLQCVK, encoded by the coding sequence ATGACATACAAGGCTGACGAACACCGCTACGATGAAGGCGGCATGGCATTCAAGAGATGTGGTAACAGTGGTGTACTGCTGCCACAGGTATCATTAGGCTTCTGGCATAACTTCGGAAGTGTGGATCCCTACGAGCGCTCACGCGAGATTACCCGCTATGCCTTCGACCATGGCATCACCCATTTCGACCTGGCCAACAACTATGGTCCTGTCTATGGATCGGCCGAGGAGACCATGGGCCGACTGATGGACGACACCTTCCGCCCCTATCGCGACGAACTGTTCATCGCCTCTAAGGCCGGCTACGACATGTGGCCTGGACCTTACGGCAACTGGGGTTCCCGCAAATACCTCATGGCATCGCTCGACCAGAGTTTGAAGCGCATGCATCTGGACTATGTAGATCTGTTCTATAGTCATCGCTACGACCCCAACACCCCACTTGAAGAAACCCTCCAGGCACTTGTTGACATCGTTCGCAGCGGTAAAGCCCTTTATATTGGCATCTCCCGTTGGCCACTCGAAGCCACCCGTTTTGCCTACAACTACCTGAAGCAGCGCGATGTGCCCCTGCTCATCTATCAGGGTCGCCTGAACATGTTGGACCGCGAGCCACAAGAGTCAGGCATCATGGACTTCTGTGCAGAGCACGGTGTGGGCTTCATCTCGTTCTCGCCCCTGGCACAAGGTCTGCTCACCGACCGTTATCTCAACGGAATCCCTGCCGACTCACGCATGTCGAAAGGCAAGTTCCTCAAGGAGAGCGCCCTCACCCCCGAACTTCTGGACCGTCTGCGCAGCTATAATGCCGAGGCCCAGCAGCAAGGCATGACGCTGGCCGAATATGCCCTTCGTTGGATTCTGAAGCAGCGCGGTGTCACCTCCGTACTCGTTGGTGCCAGCAGTACCGCTCAACTTGAAAAGAATCTGCAATGTGTTAAGTAA
- a CDS encoding glycoside hydrolase family 38 C-terminal domain-containing protein has protein sequence MNKKILIIALSLLSLGATAQEKKMKAYMVSDAHLDTQWNWDVQATIRDHIRKTLTQNLYLLKTYPDYIFNFEGAVKYAWMKEYYPSLYEEMKKYVADGRWHITGSSWDANEAVVCSPESFMRNIMLGQNFYRKEFNTEGTDIFLPDCFGFSYTLPTLASHCGLIGFSSQKLAWRVKPFYEGNRRYPFTVGLWQGIDGSRIMMTHGFGYGQRYKDEDLSKNEQLQREVKESPLNTVYRYYGTGDTGGSPNIPSVRALEKGLKGDGPIEIISATSDQLYKDYLPYEDHPELPVFDGELPMDVHGNGCYTSQAAMKLYNRQNEHLGDAAERTAVVADWLGVNQYPAKQLTDTWQRFIWHQFHDDLTGTSIPRAYEFSWNDELLSLKGFSDVMTHSINGIASRLDTKVAGQPIVVYNNETFPVDGIAQVVINDGKSYQVSGPDGKRVASQIIEKNGQRLLLFHATVPSTGYAVYSLKAGGKTSTVSQQGTIIENAAYRLQVDKYGDITSLLDKRANKELVAGGKSLRLVVFDDCLSEVWPAWEIQKATLDREPVAVHDGVSIALEKGAMRQTLIIRKKYGTSDIVQRIHLYNHGPIDRIDFENEVDWRSENALLKAEFPLSVSNKETTYDIGLGSVKRPNNQDHLFEVYAHEWADLTDRSDNYGVSLLTDSRYGWDKPCDNTMRLSLLYSPKVKKNYAYQARQDMGYHVFTYSLIGHQGALDMAAVNQQSKALNSPLKTFRTTRHQGTLGRSFSFVSSDNDQVMVRALKRAERSNEYVVRVYELSGKQNQKANITFAADVTLAVEADGTERTIGAAQFDGRSLQVELKPFSVKTYKVTLKRPAQRQAVDCQQLALDFDRHCFSSNAFTGSSNFEGGYSYAAELLPTEGLTVNDIPFTFGDTDAANGHTCHGDTLLLPTDKHYRHLYLLAASDKNDRQAQFKVTGRKQTFNQQLTVPNYTGFIGQWGHDGQTEAYLKDAQVAYIGTHRHSSAGDEPYEFTYMYLLRIELPAEATQVILPADQHIVLFAATLANDDSSTTAAAPLFQTSMKSTEQKGDASKDSLKDNLLKKAKVVAVSGECKDNERAANLTDDNAETKWCDVTDAPNYVVYDFGQPTTISRWYLLNAGAEDQSCITRTCLLQGRNSATEEWQTLDMFDNNRNDIVDRRFRPASVRYVRLYVVSPAQRPNDATRIYEFGLYE, from the coding sequence ATGAACAAGAAAATACTGATTATCGCTTTATCACTTCTTTCCCTGGGCGCCACCGCTCAGGAAAAGAAGATGAAAGCATATATGGTCTCTGACGCTCACCTCGACACCCAGTGGAACTGGGATGTTCAGGCCACCATCCGCGACCACATCCGCAAGACTCTGACTCAGAACCTGTACCTTCTGAAGACTTATCCTGACTACATTTTCAACTTCGAAGGTGCTGTGAAGTATGCCTGGATGAAGGAGTACTACCCCAGCCTTTATGAAGAGATGAAGAAATATGTGGCCGACGGTCGCTGGCACATCACAGGCAGCAGTTGGGATGCCAACGAAGCCGTGGTTTGTTCGCCCGAGTCGTTCATGCGCAACATCATGCTGGGTCAGAACTTCTACCGTAAGGAGTTCAACACCGAGGGTACCGACATCTTCCTGCCCGACTGCTTCGGCTTCAGCTACACACTGCCCACCCTGGCCAGCCACTGCGGCCTGATTGGTTTCTCGTCGCAGAAGTTGGCTTGGCGCGTAAAACCCTTCTATGAGGGCAACCGCCGCTACCCGTTCACTGTAGGACTGTGGCAGGGCATCGACGGCAGTCGCATCATGATGACCCACGGCTTTGGCTATGGTCAGCGCTATAAGGACGAAGACCTGTCGAAGAACGAGCAGCTGCAGCGCGAGGTCAAGGAGAGTCCGCTGAACACCGTCTATCGCTACTATGGCACCGGCGACACCGGTGGCTCGCCCAACATCCCCTCGGTCCGCGCCTTGGAGAAAGGTCTTAAAGGCGATGGTCCCATCGAGATCATCAGCGCCACCAGCGACCAACTGTACAAGGACTACCTGCCCTACGAAGACCATCCCGAATTGCCCGTGTTCGACGGCGAACTGCCCATGGACGTGCACGGCAATGGCTGCTACACCTCACAGGCAGCCATGAAACTCTATAACCGCCAGAACGAACACCTTGGCGATGCCGCTGAGCGTACGGCTGTTGTGGCCGACTGGCTGGGTGTCAACCAATACCCCGCCAAGCAACTGACCGACACCTGGCAGCGTTTCATCTGGCACCAGTTCCACGACGACCTGACTGGCACCAGCATACCTCGTGCCTACGAGTTTTCATGGAACGACGAGTTGCTGAGTCTGAAAGGTTTCTCCGATGTAATGACGCACAGTATCAACGGTATTGCCTCCAGACTGGACACCAAAGTGGCTGGACAACCCATCGTGGTGTACAACAACGAGACCTTCCCCGTTGACGGCATCGCACAGGTAGTCATCAACGACGGTAAGAGCTACCAGGTCAGCGGTCCCGACGGCAAGCGCGTAGCCTCACAGATTATTGAGAAGAACGGACAGCGACTGCTGCTGTTCCACGCCACCGTACCATCTACCGGTTACGCCGTTTATAGCCTCAAGGCCGGTGGCAAGACAAGCACCGTCAGCCAGCAGGGCACCATCATCGAGAATGCAGCCTATCGTCTGCAGGTAGATAAGTATGGCGACATCACCTCACTGCTCGACAAGCGCGCCAACAAGGAGTTGGTGGCTGGCGGCAAGAGCCTCCGCCTGGTGGTCTTCGACGACTGTCTCTCTGAAGTATGGCCCGCATGGGAAATCCAGAAAGCCACCCTCGACCGCGAGCCCGTGGCCGTTCACGACGGAGTCAGCATTGCCTTAGAGAAAGGTGCCATGCGTCAGACACTCATCATCCGCAAGAAGTATGGAACGTCTGACATCGTTCAGCGCATCCACCTTTATAATCATGGTCCCATCGACCGCATCGACTTCGAGAACGAGGTTGACTGGCGTTCCGAGAATGCGCTGCTGAAGGCTGAGTTCCCACTCAGCGTCAGCAACAAAGAAACCACCTACGACATCGGTCTGGGCAGCGTGAAGCGCCCCAACAACCAAGACCACCTCTTTGAAGTCTATGCACACGAATGGGCCGACCTCACCGACCGTTCCGACAACTATGGCGTCAGCCTGTTGACCGACTCTCGCTATGGTTGGGACAAGCCCTGCGACAATACCATGCGTCTGTCGCTGCTCTACTCTCCAAAGGTAAAAAAGAACTATGCCTATCAGGCTCGCCAGGACATGGGCTACCATGTCTTCACCTACAGTCTCATCGGTCACCAAGGCGCACTCGACATGGCAGCAGTCAACCAGCAGTCGAAAGCCCTGAACAGTCCGTTGAAGACCTTCCGCACCACCCGTCATCAAGGCACCCTCGGCCGCTCTTTCTCTTTTGTCAGCTCCGACAACGACCAAGTGATGGTTCGTGCCCTGAAACGTGCAGAGCGCAGCAACGAGTATGTGGTTCGTGTTTACGAGTTGAGCGGCAAGCAAAACCAGAAAGCCAACATCACCTTCGCTGCTGACGTCACCTTGGCTGTCGAGGCCGACGGTACCGAGCGCACCATTGGTGCAGCACAGTTCGATGGTCGTTCGCTGCAAGTAGAACTGAAGCCCTTCAGCGTGAAGACCTATAAGGTCACCCTGAAGCGCCCCGCACAGCGTCAGGCTGTAGATTGTCAGCAGCTGGCTCTCGACTTCGACCGCCACTGCTTCAGCAGCAATGCCTTCACCGGTTCATCCAATTTCGAAGGCGGCTACAGCTATGCTGCAGAACTGTTGCCTACAGAAGGTCTGACTGTCAACGACATCCCCTTCACCTTCGGCGATACAGACGCAGCCAACGGTCACACCTGTCATGGCGACACCCTGCTGTTGCCCACCGACAAGCACTACCGTCACCTCTACCTCTTGGCAGCTTCCGACAAGAACGACCGTCAGGCACAGTTCAAGGTGACAGGTCGCAAGCAGACGTTCAATCAGCAGCTCACCGTGCCCAACTACACCGGTTTCATCGGACAGTGGGGCCATGACGGTCAGACCGAAGCCTATCTGAAAGATGCTCAGGTAGCCTACATAGGCACCCACCGCCACTCTTCTGCCGGCGACGAGCCCTATGAGTTCACCTATATGTATCTGCTGAGAATTGAACTCCCTGCCGAGGCTACCCAGGTGATCCTGCCAGCCGACCAGCACATCGTCCTCTTTGCCGCCACACTGGCCAACGACGACAGCAGCACCACAGCTGCGGCACCCCTGTTCCAGACCTCTATGAAGAGTACCGAACAGAAAGGTGATGCCAGCAAGGACAGCCTCAAGGACAACCTGCTGAAAAAGGCCAAGGTAGTGGCTGTCTCTGGCGAGTGCAAGGACAACGAGCGTGCCGCCAACCTGACCGATGATAATGCAGAGACAAAATGGTGCGACGTGACCGATGCCCCCAACTATGTGGTGTACGACTTCGGTCAGCCCACCACCATCAGTCGGTGGTATCTGCTCAACGCTGGCGCAGAAGACCAGTCGTGCATCACGCGCACCTGTCTGCTGCAAGGTCGCAACAGTGCCACCGAGGAATGGCAGACACTCGACATGTTTGACAACAACCGCAACGACATCGTTGACCGTCGTTTCAGACCAGCCAGTGTTCGCTACGTACGTCTGTACGTTGTCAGTCCCGCACAACGTCCTAACGATGCTACACGTATCTATGAATTTGGACTCTATGAATAA
- a CDS encoding glycoside hydrolase family 97 protein codes for MRKLFLNLAILAMMPLSMMAQKALTLTSPNGDIRVNIEVGDSLAFSVEKGAEQLLSPSAISLQNGKKLLGIKPRLRQAKRSTINEQIKNLVPLKNAVTPNVANVLTLKFADNYDVEFRAYDNGMAYRFILKGKGTTDIINEGMTLNLAQDMTAHLSQCGSFMTSYEEEYSHLQTSTYKADDKMTHLPILLESPSGTKLLFSESDLRDYPNMFLKSTGNNGLTALFPRSPEKWEPWGDRSEKITQEGNYIARTSANRSLPWRFLVIGDDATIAANEMERILGGKSQLNDVSWIRPGKVSWDWWNHWTVWDVDFVTGINNQTYKYFIDFSAKYGIEYILLDEGWNKDVRNPFVTIDDIDVKELVDYGREKGVGVFLWLSWLTVEQNMDLIPYYAKMGVKGLKVDFMDHSDQWMVNFYERVAKACADNKLMVDFHGSFKPSGLEMRYPNIISYEGVRGMENNQWCRTENTIWQPFMRNAVGGMDFTPGSMQSAQPEDNHSSGSLPQGTGTRAYQMAMYVVFESAFQMLADSPTRYLREDECTRFIASVPTTWDETRVLAAKAGSYYAVAKRKGNKWYLGAITANDAQELTLNLDFLKTGGQLTSFEDGKNAYRIAVDYKKRQQPVSPATTMTIKLVRNGGWCGVIE; via the coding sequence ATGCGAAAATTATTCCTTAACCTGGCTATCCTCGCCATGATGCCACTGAGCATGATGGCACAGAAAGCCTTGACTCTCACATCACCCAATGGTGACATCCGTGTAAACATAGAGGTCGGCGACAGCCTGGCTTTCTCTGTAGAAAAGGGAGCCGAGCAACTGCTCAGCCCCAGCGCCATCTCCTTGCAGAACGGCAAGAAGCTATTGGGCATCAAACCACGTCTGCGCCAAGCCAAGCGTTCTACTATCAACGAACAAATCAAGAATCTGGTCCCCCTGAAAAACGCTGTAACACCCAATGTGGCCAACGTGCTGACCCTAAAGTTTGCCGACAACTACGATGTGGAGTTCCGCGCCTATGATAATGGTATGGCCTATCGCTTCATTCTGAAAGGCAAAGGCACCACCGACATCATCAACGAAGGCATGACCCTCAACCTGGCACAGGACATGACAGCCCACCTCTCACAGTGTGGCTCGTTCATGACATCTTATGAAGAAGAATACTCTCATCTTCAGACCAGCACCTATAAGGCTGACGACAAGATGACCCACCTGCCCATCCTGCTGGAATCACCCTCGGGCACCAAGCTACTCTTCTCAGAGAGCGACCTGCGCGACTATCCCAACATGTTCCTCAAGAGCACCGGCAACAATGGACTCACCGCTTTGTTCCCCCGTTCTCCTGAGAAATGGGAACCATGGGGCGACCGTAGCGAGAAGATTACACAAGAGGGCAACTACATCGCCCGCACCTCTGCAAACCGCAGTCTGCCCTGGCGCTTCCTGGTCATTGGCGACGATGCCACCATTGCTGCCAACGAGATGGAGCGCATCCTGGGTGGCAAGAGCCAGCTGAACGACGTCTCTTGGATTCGTCCGGGAAAGGTAAGCTGGGACTGGTGGAACCACTGGACCGTGTGGGATGTTGACTTCGTCACTGGCATCAACAACCAGACGTATAAGTACTTCATCGACTTCTCTGCCAAGTACGGCATTGAGTACATCCTCCTGGACGAAGGATGGAACAAAGACGTGCGCAACCCCTTCGTCACCATCGATGACATCGATGTGAAAGAGCTGGTGGACTATGGCCGTGAGAAAGGTGTAGGCGTGTTCCTCTGGCTGTCTTGGCTCACCGTAGAGCAGAACATGGACCTCATCCCCTACTATGCAAAGATGGGCGTCAAGGGGTTGAAGGTTGACTTCATGGACCATAGCGACCAGTGGATGGTGAACTTCTACGAGCGCGTGGCCAAGGCCTGCGCCGACAATAAGTTGATGGTTGACTTCCACGGATCGTTCAAGCCATCAGGTCTTGAGATGCGCTATCCCAACATCATCTCTTACGAAGGCGTTCGCGGAATGGAGAACAACCAGTGGTGCCGCACCGAGAACACCATCTGGCAACCCTTCATGCGCAATGCTGTTGGCGGCATGGACTTCACCCCCGGCTCTATGCAGTCGGCACAGCCCGAAGACAACCACAGCAGTGGCTCACTGCCTCAGGGCACCGGCACCCGCGCCTATCAGATGGCGATGTATGTAGTCTTCGAGAGTGCCTTCCAGATGCTGGCAGACAGTCCCACCCGCTATCTGCGCGAAGACGAGTGCACCCGCTTCATTGCATCTGTTCCCACCACTTGGGACGAGACCCGCGTGCTGGCAGCAAAGGCAGGCAGCTACTATGCCGTGGCCAAGCGCAAGGGCAACAAATGGTATCTGGGTGCCATCACCGCCAACGATGCACAAGAGCTCACGCTGAACCTCGATTTCCTGAAGACCGGCGGTCAGCTCACCTCTTTCGAGGATGGCAAGAATGCCTATCGCATTGCTGTTGACTACAAGAAGCGCCAACAGCCCGTGTCGCCTGCTACCACCATGACCATCAAGCTGGTGCGCAACGGTGGCTGGTGTGGTGTCATCGAGTAA
- a CDS encoding C10 family peptidase — protein MIKHKITTAMALLMGLSLQAATVSVNQARQQARQFLSERGINLSEKTPAKAPRLGQGTADEASYYIFNADANRGFVIISGDDRTPSVLGYTDQGHFDADNMPEGLRWLLNSYETQINNIGKSNIKKAAAKTTDAKPMPQPAKHNIAPLMTTTWNQGSPYNDLCPRYIKEDGTEGDRSATGCVATAIAQVINYYRQPEALLRTIPSYTIDYDTNNGKRTVTIQGIRKGAAIDWDNMLDNYNGSETEAQKTAIAQLMLYVGVGCKMGYGPSSGAGFPEGVKTLINNFGFDDGAHIETRGNHSIDSWNNLLYNELATGHPIAFAASNSGGAHAFVLDGYDIQGLYHVNWGWGSLDDGYFRIDVMAPDNNSGIGASATPDGYNMGQDAIIGLRLPDNITAPREQPKLTVNDWELRSGNKFFANYVNWSGVSGQWDMGIGYINEEGKITPIASQLNRDLGVNYYFGLEFQIGNLQPGSYHIVPISKRSASSDWQTHVNPAIRYILAEVDGENNITLSMHPVEDVTVTGITFPGNHKVNENQPICVNFKNNADEYYREIHILVSQTEDKGESIGRTAVTMTEGGETTSSFIFKPEKTGTWNIWLSTDNRGNNIIAHATVDITDEGITRNRNLRYVSHTINNMTGSSVYGNRMQGTVKVHNDADEAYDDNIRLWLFKLESNGYFYGANSIMVPAHIEPGETAELNFDFNNLATGAKYNMSIIYGDSQGGDINGGGLKDMGTTQKGVIYWTANNELKGTAGKSTYTIPAEAVAVDMTTINSLIKTVRPNNNPNTLYYLSKETRGLENANAIINGEAAHITLIDGKNFMAPKRFTAKEIEYKRPANTAKWETITLPFEVSQLPSHTVVKAFDREEDGIAHFEAVDKMEVGVPHIFYTTKQDTITFYSKDATVLNSASAMKAMTDNYQFVGTTNASSTGADAMVINEAGTAFVHAEAATPVDAFRAWLVAPAEAEDIVISMEEVLGITTIGRQQSSNIIYDLQGRRSSGKQKGIYILNNKKFIKH, from the coding sequence ATGATTAAGCACAAAATTACAACTGCTATGGCTCTGCTCATGGGCCTTTCTTTGCAAGCAGCAACAGTATCTGTCAACCAAGCACGTCAGCAGGCTCGTCAGTTCTTGAGCGAGCGCGGCATCAACCTTTCGGAAAAGACACCCGCCAAAGCTCCACGTCTGGGGCAAGGCACTGCCGACGAGGCTTCCTATTATATCTTCAATGCCGACGCTAACCGTGGCTTTGTTATTATCTCGGGCGACGACCGTACGCCATCGGTATTAGGCTATACGGACCAAGGACACTTCGATGCCGACAACATGCCTGAAGGACTGAGATGGCTGCTGAACAGCTACGAGACGCAAATCAACAACATTGGCAAGTCTAACATTAAAAAAGCGGCAGCCAAGACTACCGATGCCAAACCTATGCCACAGCCCGCGAAGCATAACATTGCTCCGCTGATGACCACCACATGGAACCAGGGAAGTCCCTACAACGACCTCTGTCCGCGTTATATCAAGGAGGATGGCACCGAGGGAGACCGCAGTGCCACAGGATGTGTGGCAACTGCCATCGCCCAGGTCATCAACTACTATCGCCAACCTGAGGCGTTGTTGCGCACTATCCCAAGCTATACGATAGACTACGACACGAACAACGGCAAACGCACCGTGACCATACAGGGTATCAGAAAAGGTGCTGCGATTGACTGGGACAATATGCTCGACAACTATAACGGCAGCGAGACTGAGGCTCAGAAGACCGCCATCGCCCAACTGATGCTCTACGTCGGTGTCGGCTGTAAAATGGGCTATGGTCCCTCGTCGGGCGCGGGCTTCCCCGAAGGTGTCAAGACGCTGATCAACAACTTCGGCTTTGATGACGGTGCACACATCGAAACACGCGGCAATCATAGCATCGACAGTTGGAACAACCTGCTCTACAACGAGCTTGCCACTGGTCATCCCATTGCTTTTGCAGCTTCCAACTCGGGTGGCGCGCACGCTTTTGTGCTTGATGGCTATGATATTCAAGGCCTTTATCACGTCAACTGGGGATGGGGCAGTCTTGATGATGGCTACTTCCGTATCGACGTGATGGCGCCCGACAACAACAGTGGTATTGGCGCCAGCGCCACTCCCGACGGTTACAACATGGGACAGGACGCTATCATCGGTCTGCGTTTGCCCGACAATATCACCGCTCCCAGAGAGCAACCCAAACTGACGGTCAACGACTGGGAACTGCGCTCTGGGAACAAGTTCTTTGCCAACTACGTCAACTGGTCGGGCGTCAGTGGTCAGTGGGACATGGGTATTGGCTACATCAACGAGGAAGGTAAAATCACACCTATCGCCAGCCAACTGAACAGAGACCTCGGCGTCAACTATTATTTCGGATTAGAATTCCAGATTGGCAATCTGCAACCAGGCAGCTATCACATTGTGCCCATCAGCAAGCGCAGTGCCAGCTCTGACTGGCAGACCCACGTAAACCCTGCCATCCGCTATATCCTGGCAGAGGTTGACGGAGAAAACAACATCACACTCAGCATGCACCCCGTTGAGGACGTCACCGTGACGGGCATCACGTTCCCCGGCAACCATAAGGTCAACGAGAACCAGCCCATCTGCGTGAACTTCAAGAACAATGCCGACGAGTACTATCGCGAAATTCATATCTTAGTCAGCCAGACCGAAGATAAAGGTGAAAGCATCGGACGCACGGCTGTCACCATGACCGAAGGCGGCGAAACCACCAGCTCGTTCATCTTCAAACCCGAGAAGACGGGCACCTGGAACATCTGGCTCTCAACCGACAACCGTGGCAACAACATCATTGCTCATGCCACTGTTGACATCACCGACGAGGGTATCACTCGCAACCGCAACCTGCGCTATGTTTCTCATACCATCAACAACATGACTGGCAGCAGCGTTTATGGCAACCGCATGCAGGGCACGGTAAAAGTACATAATGACGCCGACGAAGCTTATGACGACAACATCCGCCTCTGGCTGTTCAAACTGGAAAGCAACGGTTATTTCTATGGTGCCAACAGTATCATGGTGCCTGCCCACATCGAACCAGGTGAGACCGCCGAACTGAATTTCGACTTCAACAACCTCGCTACCGGAGCTAAATACAACATGAGCATCATCTATGGCGACAGCCAGGGTGGCGACATCAACGGTGGTGGTCTGAAAGACATGGGTACCACCCAAAAAGGTGTCATCTACTGGACTGCCAACAACGAGCTGAAGGGTACTGCCGGAAAATCGACCTACACCATTCCTGCCGAAGCCGTAGCTGTGGATATGACAACCATCAATAGCCTCATCAAAACGGTGCGTCCCAACAACAACCCCAACACGCTCTACTACCTGTCTAAAGAGACCAGAGGTCTGGAGAATGCCAATGCCATCATCAACGGCGAGGCAGCGCACATCACCCTGATTGACGGCAAGAACTTCATGGCGCCCAAGCGCTTCACAGCCAAGGAGATTGAATATAAACGCCCAGCCAACACGGCAAAGTGGGAGACCATCACCCTGCCCTTCGAGGTTTCTCAGCTTCCTTCGCACACCGTTGTTAAGGCATTCGACCGCGAAGAAGACGGCATAGCCCATTTCGAAGCTGTAGATAAGATGGAAGTCGGTGTACCTCACATCTTCTACACAACAAAACAGGACACAATTACGTTTTATAGTAAAGACGCCACCGTGCTGAACTCTGCATCTGCCATGAAGGCCATGACCGACAACTATCAGTTTGTTGGTACTACAAACGCTAGCAGCACAGGCGCAGACGCCATGGTCATCAACGAAGCTGGCACCGCCTTTGTTCATGCCGAGGCTGCCACACCGGTAGATGCTTTCCGCGCATGGCTTGTAGCACCTGCAGAGGCTGAGGATATTGTCATTAGCATGGAAGAGGTGCTGGGCATCACCACCATCGGCCGCCAACAGTCCTCTAACATCATTTACGACCTGCAGGGCCGCCGCTCTTCGGGCAAACAGAAAGGAATCTACATTCTTAACAATAAAAAATTTATCAAACACTAA
- a CDS encoding SusF/SusE family outer membrane protein, producing the protein MKKIQTILFLIALLLPSAMAAQDFTALWITGSAVPEGTQQLVKQPNGNFAFKGALNVGEVKVMTTATYQEGVTQFLKPQLTDSYLINNGLYYVTTKDASQPGWVVSFQEDLYHFVVLPGSKKLQGELFFPWNELLIAGSAIPNGADNTEWKRDNMLPFVRDHENPYIFTWEGELGIYNNVVEPGYFKLEGQMTWGPRELHPYQHGEDILNSQQVCIGGNDNKWKVSKNGRYRITVNLYDETVHAEMVPASSYQIRKTLGISTMDNETESPATVYDLNGMKRTSLSPGLNIIRRTDGRIIKVAKRRYNK; encoded by the coding sequence ATGAAGAAGATACAAACCATCCTATTCTTGATAGCACTGCTACTGCCTTCTGCAATGGCAGCACAAGATTTCACGGCCCTTTGGATTACAGGAAGTGCGGTGCCCGAGGGCACCCAACAACTGGTGAAACAGCCAAACGGCAACTTTGCCTTCAAAGGTGCGCTGAACGTCGGCGAGGTAAAAGTGATGACTACCGCCACCTATCAGGAGGGTGTCACCCAATTCTTAAAACCACAGTTGACTGATTCTTACCTCATCAACAACGGGCTCTATTATGTGACCACCAAGGATGCCAGCCAGCCCGGGTGGGTCGTTTCGTTCCAAGAAGACCTTTACCATTTTGTTGTCTTGCCCGGCAGCAAAAAACTGCAGGGAGAACTGTTCTTCCCATGGAACGAACTGCTGATAGCTGGCAGTGCCATCCCAAACGGCGCCGACAACACAGAATGGAAACGAGACAACATGCTGCCTTTCGTGCGCGACCATGAGAATCCCTACATCTTCACATGGGAGGGCGAACTGGGCATCTATAACAATGTGGTGGAACCTGGCTACTTCAAACTTGAGGGGCAGATGACCTGGGGACCACGCGAGCTTCACCCCTACCAGCATGGTGAAGACATCCTCAATTCTCAACAAGTATGTATCGGTGGCAACGACAACAAGTGGAAGGTGTCAAAGAACGGCAGATACCGTATCACCGTGAATCTCTACGACGAGACCGTCCATGCAGAAATGGTGCCTGCAAGCAGTTACCAGATACGGAAAACACTGGGCATCAGCACAATGGACAATGAGACAGAATCACCAGCCACGGTCTATGACCTGAACGGCATGAAACGAACATCGCTCAGTCCTGGACTAAACATCATACGAAGAACTGACGGACGGATTATTAAAGTAGCGAAAAGAAGATATAATAAATAG